A part of Pararoseomonas sp. SCSIO 73927 genomic DNA contains:
- a CDS encoding phytoene desaturase family protein, with product MAKVAIIGGGLGGLAAACVAQARGHQVTLFDKNEWLGGKAAVLNLDAPSEPGGRNGGSFRFDMGPTILTVPRVLRRIFAEAGREQARDLPLIRLDPQWRCFFEDGTRIDLRENVEEMAKDMDSFAPGNGAGYREFQRMSENLHRISEGFFFWKPVEDIADTIDFKANMRADTLKDVMALGMGKRVAKVIRGHVPDARLAQMLDHYCQYVGSSPYLAPAVLCSIGDMQASEGIWYPVGGTRAVAEGLMKLAESLGAELRPSTEVTGLDLRDNGTRVAGVVAKGQTIPFDAVISNMDALRTYKELVGGKTGRKYERKGFEPACSGVVLYLGLNKRYDHLAHHDFVFSRDAEEEFDAIYKKGIPAPDPTAYLAAPSSTDPSVAPDGGEALYVLVHTPHLRPGQDWSKMFPAYRQTILDKLKRTAGMEDIEERIVVESALTPQDIHDRYKVLDGAIYGLASHGAWTGAFKPGNRSKAVKGLYLAGGAAHPGPGMPMVMMSGWIAADAMDGDMGGRGMSAAAERAGMRDALLAQAAE from the coding sequence ATGGCCAAGGTTGCCATCATCGGCGGCGGCCTCGGCGGCCTCGCCGCCGCCTGCGTCGCCCAGGCGCGCGGGCATCAGGTGACGCTGTTCGACAAGAACGAGTGGCTGGGCGGCAAGGCGGCGGTGCTGAACCTCGACGCGCCCTCGGAGCCGGGCGGGCGCAACGGCGGGTCCTTCCGCTTCGACATGGGGCCGACGATCCTGACCGTGCCGCGCGTGCTGCGCCGCATCTTCGCGGAAGCGGGCCGTGAGCAGGCGCGCGACCTGCCGCTGATCCGGCTGGACCCGCAGTGGCGCTGCTTCTTCGAGGACGGCACGCGGATCGACCTGCGCGAGAACGTGGAGGAGATGGCGAAGGACATGGATTCCTTCGCGCCAGGGAATGGCGCGGGCTACCGCGAATTCCAGCGCATGTCGGAGAACCTGCACCGCATCTCCGAGGGCTTCTTCTTCTGGAAGCCGGTGGAGGACATCGCCGACACGATCGACTTCAAGGCCAACATGCGCGCCGACACGCTGAAGGACGTGATGGCCCTCGGCATGGGCAAGCGGGTGGCGAAGGTGATCCGCGGGCACGTGCCGGATGCGCGGCTGGCGCAGATGCTGGACCATTACTGCCAGTATGTCGGCTCCTCGCCCTATCTGGCGCCGGCGGTGCTGTGCAGCATCGGCGACATGCAGGCGAGCGAGGGGATCTGGTACCCCGTGGGCGGCACGCGCGCGGTGGCGGAAGGGCTGATGAAGCTCGCCGAGAGCCTCGGTGCGGAGCTGCGCCCGAGCACGGAGGTCACGGGGCTGGACCTGCGCGACAACGGCACGCGCGTGGCCGGCGTGGTGGCGAAGGGGCAGACCATTCCCTTCGACGCGGTGATCTCCAACATGGACGCGCTGCGGACCTACAAGGAGCTCGTCGGCGGAAAGACGGGCCGGAAGTACGAGAGGAAGGGGTTCGAGCCGGCCTGCTCCGGCGTGGTGCTCTACCTCGGCCTGAACAAGCGGTACGACCACCTGGCGCACCACGATTTCGTCTTCTCCCGCGACGCGGAGGAGGAGTTCGACGCGATCTACAAGAAGGGGATCCCGGCGCCCGATCCCACCGCCTACCTCGCCGCGCCCTCCTCCACCGATCCCTCCGTGGCGCCGGATGGGGGGGAGGCGCTGTATGTGCTGGTGCACACGCCGCATCTCCGCCCCGGCCAGGACTGGTCGAAGATGTTCCCGGCCTACCGACAGACCATCCTCGACAAGCTGAAGCGCACGGCGGGGATGGAGGACATCGAGGAGCGGATCGTGGTGGAGAGCGCGCTGACGCCGCAGGACATCCACGACCGCTACAAGGTGCTGGACGGCGCCATCTACGGCCTTGCCTCCCACGGGGCCTGGACGGGGGCGTTCAAGCCGGGGAACCGCTCGAAGGCCGTGAAGGGGCTCTACCTCGCGGGCGGCGCGGCGCATCCCGGGCCGGGGATGCCGATGGTGATGATGTCCGGCTGGATCGCGGCGGACGCGATGGACGGGGACATGGGCGGGCGCGGCATGTCGGCGGCGGCGGAGCGCGCGGGCATGCGGGACGCGCTGCTGGCCCAGGCCGCCGAGTAA
- a CDS encoding lysophospholipid acyltransferase family protein, translated as MAEPSPLALRDARLFAFYHFIFRRFFRRHMGALRVPAWGMPPDAGERPLIVLANHPSWWDGVAFMLLPVRLFSDRQIYIPMEAAALAKYRFMRRLGVFGIEPGPRGAVAFLRTAKEVLAGPRAMLWMNAPGRFQDVRERPVAIAPGVTRLPEIAPEAIVLPLALDYVFWTERRPEMLAAFGEPLEARELLALDREAREERIRAALTATMDRLAEEAMTRDPARFAVLVSGAEGMGGIYDLWRRVSALVRGRRFDPRHARRAEPG; from the coding sequence ATGGCGGAGCCGTCCCCCCTCGCGCTGCGGGACGCGCGGCTCTTCGCCTTCTACCACTTCATCTTCCGGCGCTTCTTCCGCCGGCACATGGGCGCGCTGCGGGTGCCGGCCTGGGGGATGCCCCCGGATGCGGGCGAGCGGCCGCTGATCGTGCTGGCGAACCACCCCTCCTGGTGGGACGGGGTGGCCTTCATGCTGCTGCCCGTGCGGCTGTTCAGCGATCGCCAGATCTACATCCCGATGGAGGCGGCGGCGCTGGCCAAGTACCGCTTCATGCGGCGCCTGGGGGTGTTCGGGATCGAGCCGGGGCCGCGCGGGGCGGTGGCCTTCCTGCGCACCGCGAAGGAGGTGCTGGCGGGGCCGCGCGCGATGCTCTGGATGAACGCGCCGGGGCGGTTCCAGGACGTGCGGGAGCGGCCGGTGGCGATCGCGCCAGGGGTGACGCGGCTGCCGGAGATCGCGCCGGAGGCGATCGTGCTGCCCCTGGCGCTGGACTACGTGTTCTGGACGGAGCGGCGGCCGGAGATGCTGGCCGCCTTCGGCGAACCGCTGGAGGCGCGCGAGCTCCTGGCGCTGGACCGCGAGGCGCGGGAGGAGCGGATCCGCGCGGCACTGACCGCAACGATGGATCGGCTGGCCGAGGAGGCGATGACGCGCGATCCCGCGCGCTTCGCCGTGCTGGTCTCCGGCGCGGAGGGGATGGGCGGGATCTACGACCTGTGGCGGCGCGTCTCGGCGCTGGTGCGCGGGCGGCGCTTCGATCCCCGGCATGCGCGCCGGGCGGAACCGGGCTAG
- a CDS encoding glycosyltransferase, with protein MILETLALALAALPAGMAAANLALQPRAKAGPAAGTMVSVLIPARDEAANIGACLDAALASAGVDVEVLVMDDGSLDATPDIVSARAKADSRLRLLRAPPLPPGWTGKVHACARLAEAARGTHLLFIDADVRLAPGAAAAMAGHAAARGIALVTGVPRQVMRTVGEGLTVPAINLMMMGYLPGGGRAATRHPGMAAACGQLILVERGAYEAVGGHGAFRTKLHDGLHLARNLRAAGHRTEVVDGAPLAECRMYGGFREAWGGFVKNAREGMATPVGLPVWTLLLAGGHLLPWLLLPGSLAAVALILTYITRAAITWRGQEPSWTIPLHPATVLVALAIQWTALVRSALGRPAGWKGRAYQPADGA; from the coding sequence ATGATCCTGGAGACGCTCGCTCTCGCGCTGGCCGCCCTGCCGGCCGGCATGGCCGCGGCCAACCTGGCCCTGCAGCCCCGCGCGAAGGCCGGGCCGGCGGCCGGCACCATGGTTTCCGTCCTGATTCCCGCGCGGGACGAGGCGGCGAACATCGGGGCCTGCCTGGACGCGGCGCTGGCGAGCGCGGGTGTGGATGTGGAAGTGCTGGTGATGGATGACGGGTCGCTTGACGCGACGCCGGACATCGTCTCGGCGCGGGCGAAGGCGGATTCGCGCCTGCGATTGCTGCGGGCGCCGCCCCTGCCGCCGGGCTGGACGGGGAAGGTTCACGCCTGCGCCCGGCTGGCGGAGGCGGCGCGGGGGACGCACCTGCTGTTCATCGACGCCGATGTGCGGCTGGCACCGGGGGCGGCGGCGGCCATGGCGGGGCACGCGGCGGCCAGGGGCATCGCCCTCGTCACCGGGGTGCCGCGGCAGGTCATGCGGACCGTTGGGGAAGGGCTGACGGTGCCCGCCATCAACCTCATGATGATGGGCTACCTGCCCGGCGGGGGGCGCGCGGCCACCCGCCATCCCGGCATGGCGGCCGCCTGCGGGCAGCTCATCCTGGTCGAGCGGGGCGCCTACGAGGCGGTGGGCGGGCACGGGGCCTTCCGCACCAAGCTGCATGACGGGCTGCACCTGGCGCGCAACCTCCGCGCGGCGGGGCACCGGACGGAGGTGGTGGACGGGGCGCCGCTGGCGGAGTGCCGGATGTATGGCGGCTTCCGGGAGGCCTGGGGCGGGTTCGTGAAGAACGCGCGGGAGGGCATGGCGACGCCCGTCGGGCTGCCGGTCTGGACTCTCCTGCTGGCGGGAGGGCATCTGCTGCCCTGGCTGCTGCTGCCGGGTTCCCTGGCCGCCGTGGCCCTTATCCTCACCTACATCACCCGCGCCGCCATCACCTGGCGGGGGCAGGAGCCGAGCTGGACCATTCCCCTGCACCCCGCCACCGTCCTTGTCGCCCTTGCCATTCAGTGGACCGCACTCGTCCGATCCGCCCTGGGGCGGCCGGCGGGGTGGAAGGGCCGTGCCTACCAGCCCGCGGATGGGGCATAA
- a CDS encoding squalene/phytoene synthase family protein yields MSASIAAGPATRGPDSENFPVASRLLSPAVRGKVLAFYRVVRLADDIGDSPDLPAEEKLRRLDLIEAALDGDAAALAEVPEASALRASGTGVEEARKMLTAFRRDSRNEPCADWDALADYCAHSADPVGRFLLRIHGDDDPAAIRAADALCTSLQVLNHIQDMGVDRDTIGRIYIPQSWMAEVGGVEAMFTQPGPRRAVLDALLDRTDTLLDVAAALPRLLKSRRLAFQSATTIGCARRLLAKLRAADPMAGRVALGKADFLGALIAAPTGGPSDAALVRARVMRAGSSFAKGMASLKGERRRALYAVYAFCRAVDDIADGTTPEAEKRQFLMEWRGKLDAPDCAVSRELFWAREAFDLPKSECEAMIAGMETDSTARLRIPDEAALDLYCRRVAGSVGALSVRIFGAPEAEAFGLALGRTLQLVNILRDIDEDATRDRVYIPLSWLGPDADAGTLIARPDLFEACDRLMARAEAGFAAAEAELAKGTNSKPLRPARVMMWAYHRILRRLAARGFHAPRLRPRLSAGEKARLAAMALGW; encoded by the coding sequence ATGAGCGCCAGCATTGCCGCCGGGCCCGCCACGCGCGGGCCGGATTCCGAGAACTTCCCCGTCGCCTCCCGCCTGCTCTCGCCCGCCGTGCGGGGGAAGGTGCTCGCCTTCTACCGCGTGGTGCGGCTGGCGGACGACATCGGGGACAGCCCCGACCTTCCCGCGGAGGAGAAGCTGCGGCGGCTGGACCTGATCGAGGCGGCGCTGGACGGCGATGCCGCTGCCCTGGCGGAGGTGCCGGAGGCCAGCGCGCTGCGCGCGAGCGGCACGGGGGTGGAGGAGGCGCGGAAGATGCTGACCGCCTTCCGCCGGGACTCCCGCAACGAGCCCTGCGCGGACTGGGACGCGCTGGCGGATTACTGCGCGCACTCCGCCGATCCGGTGGGGCGGTTCCTGCTGCGGATCCATGGGGATGACGACCCGGCGGCGATCCGGGCGGCGGACGCGCTCTGCACCTCGCTGCAGGTGCTGAACCACATCCAGGACATGGGCGTGGACCGGGACACGATCGGGCGGATCTACATCCCGCAATCCTGGATGGCCGAGGTCGGAGGGGTGGAGGCAATGTTCACCCAGCCCGGCCCGCGCCGCGCGGTGCTGGATGCGCTGCTGGACCGTACGGACACGCTGCTGGACGTGGCGGCCGCGCTGCCGCGGCTGCTGAAGAGCCGGCGGCTGGCCTTCCAGTCCGCGACCACGATCGGCTGCGCGCGGCGGCTGCTGGCGAAGCTGCGGGCGGCCGATCCGATGGCCGGGCGGGTGGCGCTCGGGAAGGCGGATTTCCTCGGCGCGCTGATCGCAGCGCCGACCGGCGGGCCGTCGGACGCCGCGCTGGTGCGGGCGCGGGTGATGCGGGCCGGGTCCTCCTTCGCGAAGGGGATGGCGAGCCTGAAGGGGGAGCGTCGGCGGGCGCTCTACGCCGTCTACGCCTTCTGCCGGGCGGTGGACGACATCGCGGACGGGACGACGCCGGAGGCGGAGAAGCGGCAGTTCCTCATGGAGTGGCGGGGCAAGCTGGACGCGCCGGACTGCGCCGTCTCGCGCGAGCTGTTCTGGGCGCGCGAGGCCTTCGACCTGCCGAAATCCGAGTGCGAGGCGATGATCGCGGGGATGGAGACGGACTCCACCGCCCGGCTCCGCATCCCCGACGAGGCGGCGCTGGATCTCTACTGCCGGCGCGTGGCGGGGAGCGTCGGCGCGCTCTCCGTGCGCATCTTCGGCGCGCCGGAGGCGGAGGCCTTCGGGCTGGCGCTCGGGCGCACGCTGCAGCTCGTCAACATCCTCAGGGACATCGACGAGGATGCCACGCGGGACCGGGTCTACATCCCCCTGTCCTGGCTCGGCCCCGACGCGGATGCGGGAACGCTGATCGCCCGGCCCGACCTCTTCGAGGCCTGCGACCGCCTGATGGCCCGCGCGGAGGCCGGCTTCGCCGCCGCCGAGGCCGAGCTTGCCAAGGGCACCAACAGCAAGCCCCTGCGCCCGGCGCGCGTGATGATGTGGGCCTACCACCGCATTCTCCGCCGCCTCGCCGCCCGCGGCTTCCATGCGCCCCGCCTGCGGCCCCGGCTGAGCGCGGGCGAGAAGGCGCGGCTGGCGGCGATGGCACTGGGGTGGTGA
- a CDS encoding FAD-dependent oxidoreductase, with amino-acid sequence MTTHVIGAGLAGLAAALAARGRVVVHEAAPLAGGRARALADGLDNGTHALVGANRAALGFLREIGARDGWVEPEPGGLPVLDMVDGRARRVALSPLGWWRRDRRPDGAGVRALGALLRLAGPGDVAVAEAMAGHPAFLRGFVEPLVIAALNTPVAEASSRKLGAVLRRVGAPGAARLLVARRGLGPDLVEPALAALRARGVEIRPGARLRGLRTGEDERVIALEFGDGTLALGDGDTVVLAVPPWEAARLLPGLPVPVAHAPILNLHFDHRTPPDGKGGPVRFLGVLGGLCQWVLVRPDTVAVTVSAADAEAREATEDLAPRAWAEIRALAAAFDLPGEWPDVPPPCRAVKEKRATPRHRPGDPAPPPVLVLPNLALAGDWMEPVLPATIDAAVRSGRRAARALAG; translated from the coding sequence ATGACCACCCACGTCATCGGTGCCGGCTTGGCTGGCCTGGCCGCCGCGCTGGCCGCGCGGGGGCGGGTGGTGGTGCATGAGGCGGCGCCGCTGGCCGGCGGGCGGGCGCGGGCGCTGGCGGATGGGCTGGACAACGGCACGCACGCGCTGGTGGGGGCGAACCGGGCGGCGCTGGGCTTCCTGCGGGAGATCGGGGCGCGGGACGGCTGGGTGGAGCCGGAGCCGGGCGGGCTGCCGGTGCTGGACATGGTGGATGGGCGGGCACGGCGGGTGGCGCTGTCCCCCCTGGGCTGGTGGCGCCGGGATCGGCGGCCAGATGGGGCCGGGGTGCGGGCGCTGGGCGCGCTGCTCCGGCTGGCGGGGCCGGGGGATGTGGCGGTGGCAGAGGCCATGGCGGGGCATCCGGCCTTCCTGCGGGGGTTCGTGGAGCCGCTGGTGATCGCAGCGCTGAACACGCCGGTGGCGGAGGCATCGTCCCGCAAGCTGGGGGCGGTGCTGCGGCGGGTGGGGGCGCCAGGGGCGGCGCGGCTGCTGGTGGCGCGGCGCGGGCTGGGGCCGGACCTGGTGGAGCCGGCGCTGGCGGCGCTGCGGGCGCGGGGCGTGGAGATCCGGCCGGGGGCGCGGCTGCGTGGCCTGCGGACCGGCGAGGACGAGAGGGTGATCGCCCTGGAGTTCGGGGATGGAACCCTGGCGCTGGGGGATGGGGATACGGTGGTGCTGGCGGTGCCGCCCTGGGAGGCGGCGCGGCTGCTGCCGGGGCTGCCGGTGCCGGTGGCGCACGCGCCGATCCTGAACCTGCATTTCGATCACCGCACGCCCCCTGATGGGAAAGGGGGACCGGTCCGGTTCCTCGGGGTGCTGGGCGGCCTGTGCCAGTGGGTGCTGGTGCGGCCGGACACGGTGGCGGTGACGGTGAGCGCGGCGGATGCGGAGGCGCGGGAGGCGACGGAGGATCTGGCGCCGCGCGCCTGGGCGGAGATCCGGGCGCTGGCGGCCGCCTTCGACCTCCCGGGGGAATGGCCGGACGTGCCGCCGCCCTGCCGCGCGGTGAAGGAGAAGCGGGCCACGCCGCGGCACCGGCCGGGCGATCCGGCCCCGCCGCCGGTGCTGGTGCTGCCGAACCTGGCGCTGGCGGGGGACTGGATGGAGCCGGTGCTGCCGGCGACGATCGACGCCGCGGTGCGGTCCGGGCGGCGAGCGGCGCGGGCGCTGGCGGGCTAG
- a CDS encoding DsbA family oxidoreductase: protein MAGTEATLLVVVDTVCPWCWVGKRRLDRAVAMLAGEGLHLSRQWHPFQLNPDMPAGGMPRAEYRVRKFGSVERGRQLDARLAAEGARDGIPFDFERIERSPNSLDSHRLIRLAALEGGAPLADAVAEALFSAYFSEGRDIGDPTVLAAIGDAAGLPPGRAAAMLHSDELAKEVADDAARATGLGGVPAVILDRQLIISGAQPAEAMAEAVRTALRTAA, encoded by the coding sequence ATGGCCGGAACCGAGGCGACTCTGCTGGTGGTGGTGGACACGGTCTGCCCCTGGTGCTGGGTCGGCAAGCGCCGGCTGGACCGCGCCGTGGCGATGCTGGCCGGTGAAGGCCTGCACCTCTCCCGCCAGTGGCACCCCTTTCAGCTCAACCCCGACATGCCCGCCGGCGGCATGCCGCGCGCCGAGTACCGCGTGAGGAAATTCGGCAGCGTGGAGCGTGGCCGCCAGCTCGATGCCCGTCTCGCCGCCGAGGGCGCGAGGGACGGCATCCCCTTCGACTTCGAGCGGATCGAGCGCAGCCCCAATTCCCTCGACAGCCACCGCCTGATCCGGCTCGCCGCGCTGGAAGGTGGCGCCCCCCTGGCCGATGCCGTGGCCGAGGCGCTCTTCTCCGCCTACTTCTCGGAAGGCCGCGACATCGGCGACCCAACGGTCCTCGCCGCCATCGGCGACGCCGCCGGCCTGCCCCCTGGGCGCGCCGCCGCCATGCTGCACTCCGACGAGCTGGCGAAGGAAGTGGCGGACGACGCCGCCCGCGCCACCGGCCTCGGCGGCGTCCCCGCCGTCATCCTGGACCGCCAGCTCATCATCTCCGGCGCCCAGCCCGCCGAGGCGATGGCCGAGGCCGTCCGCACCGCCCTCCGCACCGCGGCCTAG
- a CDS encoding SH3 domain-containing protein yields MMRKGFLLVGLLALGGCLEDAAPKPAARTDGGAAARVRTAAEERVRGVARDANSLRFRAVETYRQAMADTYAVCGQATVTGEAVYIPFVSVVSQRNGAMEVEQFVGRSNVEATRVYVEMVGRCFEGGGPIQRAGGTLVSAPTPPLPNGLPLLEQVRPEAPPAPDLVTAAANAAPASAGSVVMKQNGNLRASPGGGGAVLRVARTGTVMNVFGTAPGGWFQVGETEPEGWVHSTVAARQASGSSGALASVQ; encoded by the coding sequence ATGATGCGCAAGGGCTTTCTCCTCGTCGGGCTACTGGCTCTGGGCGGGTGCCTGGAGGATGCGGCGCCGAAGCCCGCAGCGAGAACGGATGGCGGCGCCGCGGCCCGGGTGAGGACCGCCGCCGAGGAGCGCGTGCGCGGCGTGGCGCGAGACGCGAATTCGCTCCGCTTCCGCGCCGTGGAAACCTACCGGCAGGCGATGGCCGACACCTACGCGGTGTGCGGGCAGGCCACGGTGACGGGCGAGGCCGTGTACATCCCCTTCGTCTCCGTGGTGAGCCAGCGCAACGGCGCCATGGAGGTGGAGCAGTTCGTCGGGCGCAGCAACGTGGAGGCGACGCGCGTCTACGTGGAGATGGTCGGGCGCTGCTTCGAGGGCGGCGGGCCGATCCAGCGCGCCGGCGGTACGCTGGTGAGCGCGCCGACGCCGCCCCTGCCCAACGGCCTGCCGCTGCTGGAGCAGGTGCGGCCGGAGGCGCCGCCCGCGCCCGACCTCGTCACCGCCGCCGCGAATGCCGCGCCCGCCAGCGCCGGTTCCGTGGTGATGAAGCAGAACGGCAACCTGCGCGCCTCGCCGGGCGGTGGCGGCGCGGTGCTGCGTGTGGCACGCACGGGCACGGTGATGAACGTGTTCGGCACGGCGCCGGGCGGCTGGTTCCAGGTGGGCGAGACGGAGCCGGAGGGCTGGGTCCATAGCACCGTGGCGGCGCGGCAGGCCTCCGGGTCCTCCGGCGCGCTCGCCTCGGTGCAGTAG
- a CDS encoding DUF2934 domain-containing protein yields the protein MTDDRRIRERAYAIWEDAGRPEGRHEAHWDQARQEIGSKAPAVAAEPAAKPGRAGKAKSPTPAAPDGGSAPAEVAVATEEKGKAKKSKPATKTAAATLAAPDGGGSTPAEAAAAKPEAKKKSKKA from the coding sequence ATGACCGACGACAGGCGCATCCGCGAGCGGGCCTACGCGATCTGGGAAGATGCCGGCCGGCCCGAGGGACGGCACGAGGCGCACTGGGACCAGGCCCGGCAGGAGATCGGGTCGAAGGCGCCCGCCGTCGCGGCCGAGCCCGCCGCGAAGCCGGGGCGGGCCGGGAAGGCCAAGTCGCCGACACCGGCAGCGCCGGATGGCGGCTCTGCCCCCGCCGAGGTCGCGGTCGCGACCGAGGAGAAGGGCAAGGCCAAGAAGTCGAAGCCTGCCACGAAGACGGCCGCCGCCACCCTTGCGGCGCCCGATGGCGGCGGCTCCACCCCGGCGGAGGCCGCGGCGGCCAAGCCTGAGGCGAAGAAGAAGAGCAAGAAGGCGTAA
- a CDS encoding protein-disulfide reductase DsbD domain-containing protein, with translation MRAFLLLLAVLLAPAAARAVESGAVESPRARVTLAAENAAVAPGQPFRLALRMVLAPGWHSYWTNPGDAGEAPSLELTLPDGGTPGPLALPVPARIPTGPLVSFGYTGEALFPLTLTPPAELQPGRLYTIEGTARWLVCAEICIPEEGDFRLDLPVEAAPRPDPDAAPLFRAAEAALPRPLPFAARAGFEGTRGALEIVGPGLAPGAVREAFFFPEASGVIESAAPQPLSLRDGTLTLSLARDRAPLPDRLSGVVAITDAAGVRSAYTLSVAPGPMPAALDQERGGLPLWQAALLAALGGLILNLMPCVFPILAMKAVSLARHAGAGRAALRAESLAYAAGVLLAFLLLGAALVGLRAGGIAAGWGFQFTAPAFVAAMAWLMLAVGLNLSGVFSVAGPALSGGRGSFATGLLAVAVATPCTAPFMAAALGAALAMPPAAALAVFAALGLGMGAPQLLIALSPNLAVGLARLLPRPGAWMERLRQALAFPMYGAAAWLAWVVSVQAGPEGLGWVLAGAVLVGFAAWALGAAPAGRARWIGRGAAGLALAAALATLPALSGAAPTPRAEASGEPWSGARLAALRAEGRPVFVNLTAAWCITCRVNERVALETEATRAAFARAGVAALTGDWSRGDPAITALLREQGREGVPLYLLYPPGGGAPVVLPQILTERMVVDAVAALPPPVARALAHPDDARTGSAMLRRPPPLAER, from the coding sequence ATGCGCGCCTTCCTCCTCCTGCTGGCGGTCCTCCTCGCCCCCGCTGCCGCGCGGGCGGTGGAGAGCGGCGCGGTGGAATCCCCCCGCGCCCGCGTAACGCTCGCGGCGGAGAACGCGGCCGTCGCCCCGGGCCAGCCCTTCCGCCTCGCCCTGCGGATGGTCCTGGCCCCCGGCTGGCACAGCTACTGGACCAACCCCGGCGATGCCGGGGAGGCCCCCTCCCTCGAGCTCACCCTGCCCGATGGCGGCACCCCCGGCCCCCTGGCCCTGCCCGTCCCCGCCCGCATCCCGACCGGCCCCCTGGTGAGCTTCGGCTATACCGGCGAGGCCCTCTTCCCCCTCACTCTTACCCCGCCCGCGGAACTTCAGCCCGGCCGCCTCTACACGATCGAGGGCACCGCCCGCTGGCTCGTCTGCGCCGAGATCTGCATCCCCGAGGAGGGTGATTTCCGCCTGGACCTGCCGGTCGAGGCCGCCCCGCGCCCCGATCCGGACGCCGCCCCCCTCTTCCGCGCCGCCGAGGCCGCCCTGCCCCGCCCCCTGCCCTTCGCTGCCCGCGCCGGCTTCGAGGGGACGCGCGGCGCCCTGGAGATCGTCGGCCCCGGTCTCGCCCCCGGCGCCGTGAGGGAGGCCTTCTTCTTCCCCGAGGCGTCAGGCGTCATCGAGAGTGCCGCGCCCCAGCCCCTCTCTCTCCGGGACGGCACCCTCACCCTCTCCCTCGCCCGTGACCGGGCGCCGCTGCCGGACCGCCTCTCCGGCGTGGTCGCCATCACCGACGCCGCCGGCGTGCGCAGCGCCTATACCCTCTCCGTCGCGCCCGGCCCGATGCCCGCCGCCCTGGACCAAGAGAGGGGCGGCCTGCCGCTGTGGCAGGCCGCGCTCCTCGCCGCGCTGGGCGGCCTGATCCTGAACCTCATGCCCTGCGTCTTCCCGATCCTGGCGATGAAGGCGGTGTCCCTGGCCCGCCACGCCGGCGCGGGCCGCGCCGCCCTGCGCGCGGAATCCCTGGCCTACGCCGCCGGGGTCCTGCTCGCTTTCCTCCTTCTCGGCGCCGCCCTGGTCGGGCTGCGCGCGGGGGGGATCGCGGCCGGCTGGGGCTTCCAGTTCACCGCCCCCGCCTTCGTGGCCGCCATGGCTTGGCTCATGCTCGCGGTGGGGCTGAACCTCTCCGGCGTCTTCTCCGTCGCCGGCCCCGCCCTCTCCGGCGGGCGCGGCAGCTTCGCCACGGGGCTGCTGGCGGTGGCCGTCGCCACCCCCTGCACCGCCCCCTTCATGGCCGCCGCCCTCGGCGCCGCCCTCGCCATGCCGCCCGCCGCCGCCCTGGCCGTCTTCGCCGCGCTCGGCCTCGGCATGGGCGCACCGCAACTCCTCATCGCCCTCTCCCCCAACCTTGCCGTGGGCCTGGCCCGCCTCCTCCCCCGCCCCGGTGCCTGGATGGAGCGCCTGCGCCAAGCCCTCGCCTTTCCCATGTACGGGGCCGCCGCCTGGCTCGCCTGGGTCGTCTCCGTGCAGGCCGGTCCCGAAGGATTGGGCTGGGTCCTCGCCGGCGCCGTGCTCGTGGGCTTCGCCGCCTGGGCCCTCGGCGCCGCCCCGGCCGGCCGCGCGCGCTGGATCGGCCGCGGCGCCGCCGGGCTCGCCCTCGCCGCCGCCCTCGCCACCCTGCCCGCCCTCTCCGGCGCCGCCCCCACCCCGCGCGCGGAGGCATCCGGCGAGCCCTGGTCGGGCGCCCGCCTCGCGGCGCTGCGGGCGGAGGGACGCCCGGTCTTCGTGAACCTCACCGCCGCTTGGTGCATCACCTGCCGGGTGAACGAGCGCGTGGCGCTGGAAACCGAGGCCACCCGCGCCGCCTTCGCCCGCGCCGGGGTCGCCGCCCTCACCGGCGACTGGAGCCGCGGCGACCCCGCTATCACCGCCCTCCTGCGGGAACAGGGGCGGGAGGGCGTGCCCCTCTACCTCCTCTACCCGCCGGGAGGCGGCGCCCCGGTGGTGCTCCCCCAGATCCTGACCGAGCGGATGGTGGTGGATGCGGTCGCCGCCCTGCCCCCTCCCGTGGCGCGCGCCTTGGCGCACCCGGATGACGCGCGGACGGGAAGCGCTATGCTGCGCCGCCCTCCCCCCTTGGCGGAACGGTAG